tttcaacgaTAGTTTCATGAGCTGGATCGCTGGATGTTTCCACATATGTTGACGTGTAAATATCAATCCACGGTCTTGTGATGGTTACGGGTATTCCTTCGGCAGTTGATGACGTAGTAACGGCGGCGTCAGCTGGAGCAGATGAAATTTTGGCACTGCACATTTTAACTACAGTGGATGAAGGAAGGGGACTTATGACATCATTTAGGGTGGAAATGCACCAGAACTAGTGGTGTTGGCCGAATTGAATGAGACAACGCTGGAACCAGTTAAAACTGATGAGGTACTAGGACGAGTGCTCTCATTTTCAGTGGAGGCTCGTTTGTGCAGAGACCAGCTAGTACTCCAGAAGACCTATTACTTGTACTTGTAGTCGATACGGTTGTTTCGGTCGTGATGACAGCAGATGAAACCCTGAATGAGCTGAAACTTGTTGGAGCTTTCAATGATCACTTCGTCAGTTGgcaaattatcaaagaCTAGTGAAAATAGAAGTCTTCGTGTAAGCCTCTGCGTAAATGCCGTTCtagatttttgttctatTAGCTATTATGCCAGTTATagtaaaattttgaggGATCTAAGATAGTGCAGTTAGCTTGAGGTAGATTACTGTTGGAGAAATAGACGTATGCCGGAAAATTGTCATAAATATAAGTATCGTTTAACAATTGTTTATTAATGGGGAGATAATGAAAGCACCTGAATAATAAGCATTTTAATAAACAATTTTCATAGGCTACTAGTAGCGTATACTAACACCGATCCTGTGTATGACTATCATTCTGTGATTCAATAGCATTGATGTAAAATTAGTCGACGCAAGAGTATATTCCTGTTGTTCACAGCATCCGAATGCAGCCCCGCTGCCGATTAACAAGATTGCCTTGGCATCTGCTGTGTCAAAGGCGAATATGTGAGGACTAGTTTCTGGAGGTAGAAGATAGACTGTCATTTCCATTATTACGTTGTTGGAGTTGTATAGAGGCCAGAGAGATAAGAACTCCAATAGGCAATATCTGGGTCGCAATCATCGCCTTCACGTTAGAGAACTTAAAAATATATGTCAGAACAACTTCGATCGTCACGTTTCATAAGCGCCGCAATCTCGATATGTCACCTACAGACAACAAAGTCAAAGTGGTGGGGAACATATAATCACGAATAGATGTCTGAACGTTCTATCAAGTACAATGATCAGTTTTATCGAAAAATCTAAGGTAAACTACAACTACAATACGGCTCTTATGTataaagattttgaagTAACAATAGTCTTCTGTTAAATCAACGTCTATGGCCAACTCATGAATAAGTCACATCTGCCACTAAATATTTACTGTAGCAATATTACTGGCAGCCAATGAAGTAAAAATCCGGTAGGAACATTTGGTTTATGTTAAGTACTTCTTCCACTTTAAGccatcaaggaaaaaaaaaaaaagtccaTTGCGAAGCTAAATTCATTGCcaagaattcatcaaagTTTTTACGCGTTGCATGATAGTTCATGATAACCTAATGCGCTTGCGATCAGGTAAGTGCTCTATATACAGGGGTCATTTTACTTCCTAAAAAAGCTTGTAAAAAGGAACCTGCTAGATCTGGAGGCAAATTAAAAATCTTTTTAcagataaaaaatttgatttcatcACGGTGATGTAATGCAATTTAACCGTTGGATGACCGcggaaaaataaaaggacGCATGAAGCCTATGAAGCtcgtaaaaaaaatataaaatctTCCACTGCGCGGTTCTCAGTGGGGAGGAGACATCCGCATAGTTTTAACATCAAATAAGGATTTCGCATAGGAAAACATTTTAAAAAGCAAATGTGAATGTAGGCTGGCCAAAAAATGTGAACTACGTATTTGGTAtcacaagaaaaatttaaaagAATTTGTCGGAGCTGTGCCTTGAAAGAACGAGAGCTGTTGAGAAAAATAGTGGTTTGCCAAgtgtcttttttttcatgcGCAAGTTCTCAGGCAGAAGCAGACATAATCTCCCTCTATGGCCATTTCTGTATTTCTACTGATGCGAGAGGCTTAAACTTTAAACGGTATTTGTTCGTTGTACTTAGAATAGTTTCATGGGCACCTTattttaataatattaaagTTGACATAGGTAGATTTTCCTCCTTCGAAGAGGACGGAATTCTACATATGTCCAGTTCCCACTGTTATCCGGTCTTACTTATTCTAGGCCGCACAGGTATGAAAATTAACAATAAGGCTTTACCGTATCCTATGGCCACCCATAACGTCATAAAGCAAACTTTTAGCTTCTTCGTGAGAATTCAATCGATACTCCATCACTGTCGAactaatttttcaagctttCAATTTTGTAAATGTCTCCACGGAATCTGATGTTTTATACTGCAAGGTTGCCAGCAGGGGCCAACTTCTGCGGCGTTGGGCGAAAATTCGATTCTGGATATGCTGGTGAAAGAGCCGATGAATGATTTACGACTTAAAGTCTACGCACGAAGATTTAATCGGCTCTTTTGGCATTCTAACATAAGGAGGGAGGATCTTATATCGTGTTTGGACGTTCTTGTGTTTCCGACTCATTTTATCTCTATAGTGATAGTTTCAACCTCTAGCCCTTGCTTTTCTCCAAAAGTTTATCCGCAAATGTATCAAGAAGGCCCTTAGAACGTGATGTACATACACAAACTCAATTTGAACCTTGATATTTATGTCAAGGACAACAGTTTCtgagaaaaattcatttgaaaGTGCATGCGTTTTGAGACTGGATAATGTTTAGAGATTATCCTTCAGTGTTGAAACGGTTCGACCTTTTTTTGCGGAGATTCCTCTCAACTTTCGTTTTTCATGTCCACTAATAAGCACCTTCTTGTTTCTAGGACCATATCAAGGATATCCTACGATGACTTCTTGTATTATGTCAACAGTACGAACTTCATACACGTATTAAATAATCAACGGTGAGACACGTCTGGTTTTCAACCTTCTGAGAGCGTACATCATTTTTCGGTACTTTCTTCCCAATTGATACTTCTGTTACAAGTTAGTCAAGTCGGGGAAAAATCCGAGCAACCTCTCAAAGTCAGTTTCCGTTAATTGGTCAAAAGCGTCACTGTCATAGTTCATGATATCAACTCCATTCTGTAAGGGATCAACATCACCACTAAAGTTTCTTGAGAATTCTTGATCGGAGACcagtttttccaaaatttttaaaaTCTCTAGGTTTAAGCTTCCTAGGACCAGCGGATTGTTGAGCTTTGAAGCGATTGAAAACGATTTGCTTCGACTTAATCCCCATTTTAGGCCAACAAttttatgaatttttctgtACTTTTCATTCACATTGGCGCTACTTTTCCAGTAATCTACTATCAGTGAAGACAACTCGTCAGTATCTACcaaatatataatataccGGAATATAGTGACTGATATGAATGAACCGATATAATGCTTCTCTAAATTAGAAGTAATAATTTCGATCAGCAATTTCATATGGTATGACATTAGTTTAATCAGTCCATCAATAACCTGAATAATTTTCGTGTTTCTATCATCTTCCATTCCCGTGAATACAGCGGGTCGGCCACATGTACTTTTCTTGAAGGATAACTTAACGAGTAGAGTGGCCTGAAATATAAGTAGTCTGAGTATGGAGCACCAAACGACTTTTTGGGTTACAAACCCGAAAGGCTCTCGTAAGTGAGCCAAGCTTCCGTTGAAGTATTCTGAGACTAATTTAAGCAACGTCAAATAATCTTGCATAGCGGTAAAAGTAAAATGATGGTAATATTTCTCGTATTCAGAGGGATTCTCGaagcatttcttttcaaagtacAAGGCCAAACTGTGATGGACATTCATAGTACTAGTATATCCGATAACATTGGTCATAaatgtttcattttcttcaaaggttctcaaatcaaaaagctCGCCGTTTGCAAACAAAGAAGGAACGTTAATATGCAAGCTTTTCAATTTAGGCTCTTCCGGAGAATTTAACAGAATaggaaatttttgatttaaaaaattcttggCTCTATCAATATTATTtaatatttctttcaaatacgAAGAACCATTAATTGGTGCGCAGGAAGTTAACAGTTCCTGTAATGATAAGTGGAAATGATAGATATCCTCTGATATAGCCATTAATGATAAATCTAGATTATTAGTAGAAGtgtagtttttttcaaacagCTCAGGCAGTGATTCGTCGATCTTAATAAAGGACCGTAGATATTCCAAACTCAGTATGTCAGAATCACCCTCCGGTGTTGACATTTGGAATTTTAAAAACTGGACGCCTAAccataattttcttcttaaaTTGAACAGCCTCGGATAATCGTCCTCTTCGATGATATATCTGGTGTATTGGAAGGGTTCTTCGTTTAATCCTAGTTTTATTGCAacttcattcaaaaacttcagaTTTAACAAGTCGCTGTGGGAGGGATACATGTCAATCTGATCTGGATTCAGGCACCGtaatatgaaaaaatataacaaacaacaaaacGTGTGCTCATTCGTATATGTGAAGACATTCATGAGAGAAATAAGTTTGTGAGCAATTAGTGACAAATTATTAGCTTTCACCTGGGAggattcttcaaaaagaatGTCGTTGCGTAAGGTTAAACTTCTATGAGAAAGAGCCAATATAATGGTTAGTAGTGTGATAGTTTCCAGGTTTCTTCTAGATTTCTTATCGTTTAATACAATGGTGTAACCATTGAAGTTGTTTGGCTGCAAAAATTCCTTCATATTTCCTTCAAATAATGATATTTCCAAGAACGGGTACATCGGATAAATTGCCTTGTAAAATTCCGTCAATAAGGTGTCAACCTCATGCTTGTTCAACAAATATTGAGATAGCTCCTGCAAAAGGATATCAATTGAGATTTTGTCGTTACGTTCTTCAGGATAGGCTTGCTCATAATCATACGTATTATATAAAAAGTCCACTGGCGGAGACAATTTACTCAATTTAGAAGTACCATCACAAAATATCAACGCGGCtttatcaataaaaaacaagGGTCCGATATCACTAATTGGTAagttcatttcttttttctcactATCGATAGACGCATTCTCACGATGGCGTTCAACATCAATCAGTATTTTCCCGTGTATGCAAGTGGTTAAAGCTTTGGAGAATAAATCTTGTTGAAGGATGCTGTGGAAAGCAAACGGGCTATCAACAATGGTTGTATTATTCATAACCACAAGTTTTTCATGTGCGTTCCATAGCCTCAGggcaaaatttttcatttcccAGTCTTTAGCACTTGCATATGGAGTGAAAGTAGAAGAGTCACTTgtggaaattgaagaggGAGTAATGCTCTTAATACCGCCGTGTGTGCTATTAGTGGTGGGAGGTGATATGTTAGTTCGTCCTGGTTCTATTTCGTAGGTGCAGACTGAAGATGAACTCTTGCATTTCGAGCATGTGGGCCAAAGTTTGTCGCATTTAGTCTTTCTCTGTTTACACCgcaaacaaacaaatgaTGGTTTTGCCTTCTTTCGAGTTGCAAGGTTCATGTTCAACACTGTCGACTCGCCTTGCGATCGGTTATGGGTGGCGAAAGAAATTCTTATCTCcacttttctcttttaaaGGTTTTGTCTTGGCATTGCCTTTAGAGGAGCAAGACATGTAGAGAATACGTGCTTGAGCTCGCTTACGTAAACAAAAGGTTCCAAcggcaaaaaaaaaaaaaaataaataaaaagtaGCCACACTGATGTAAAATCagatattattatattattgaAGTAAATTAAATTATATTGGGGCGGAGTAGCGAGTAAGAAAAGTACCTATATTCGTAAGATATTGTTCCtaatctttcttcttttgccCTGCTGCCTTTTCAGCATTAACGTAGGTAGTGTAGTCCAGGATTTGCAATAGTTGCCAGATGGACCACGCCAAGAACGCGCCTAATAGCGGACCAATCCAATAAATCCAGTGGTAAGTGGGGAAATATCTGGCAGCAACGGCAGCGCCCAAGGATCTTGCAGGGTTAACACCGGTACCGGTGTAGCCGGTCAAAGCGACATGGGCAATGAATAAGGAAATGCCGATTGGAAACGCAGCCATGAAGTTGGTTTCACGCTTTTCAACAGCCGTCATCAAAACAGTCAGACACAATGCAGCTGTACCGAACATTTCCAAGAATAACCCCCTGGATCTGGAACAGCCTAGACCCAAGGAATTGGCAAAGAGGACCTTACCTGGGGTCATGGCACTAGCAGCACCACCAGCAGCCATCCCAGCAATGATCTGAGAGAACCACATCACCACACATCTAGTGGGTGAGATAGCTCTGGCCAAGCATAGAGAAAGAGAGACGGCCGGGTTCAAAGCACCACCGGAGACACCAGCGAAACACCAGATAGAAAACATGACGGAAAACCCAAAACCAAGGGCAATCATGATCAATTGACCGGGGTGGGAACCTTCCGGTTCAGTTTTCAAGGAAACATCATTATTAGCGACGTTACAAATAACGTAAGCGCACCATAAAAACATGAAAGTCCCACAAAACTCACCCACGGCAGCAATGAGGTGGTTTCTCAAGGTGTCCCTGTCGATATTGAAACGGGAATGCTTTGTTTCAGGCTGCTCAGGCGGAATATAGGCATTATCGACACCGCTTGGGTCCAAATGcgaaatgtttttttcaatgtcgTTAGATTCGGTGGACATGGTGGTATGTATGAATGATAGCACTTTTTTGATTACTTGCAAGACGGCTGTAACTGCTCCAGAACACAAAATTATGCACGTTCATCAGTCAAGGACAAAAACTAGCTTATTTATACTGCCAGCAGAAGAGGGGTGGATATGATCTGCGGTAAAAGTTATCAAGAGCATAATAACGCCGTCCCAACCCGTTAATGATGGGCATTATGCGCTATGGACAAgaacatttctttttgttatCAATTTAACTTCTCTTAACCTGCAGCTGCACTCATAAAGCCCACCACTATAGGGGAGTAGGAAAAACGTCTAGAAGGATTGGACAAGGTAAGCCCTATGGCGGTGCTGTTTTAGCGGCAAAAGGTAATCTGCGACGTTAAAACTTACCTCGCTGTCGTTTCAACCGTAGTGAAAATGTCgtagtggtggtggtgCACACTAAAATAACGCTAATCAAATTAGAACTATGAAAAAGCTTCGAAGGTTTCTTAgcatttgcaaaaaatgtCCTGGTATCTAGTTTTCTCGAAGCCAAATGAAGGCCGAGAACGGAAAGCGCTACTTCCGTTGGTCCAGAGTAATTTTAAGTTTTGTCGGGACATTATTTCCTTGATAAAAATACCGTAGAGAACTCGTTCCCAAAATGGGACTtaaagtttgttttttttactcGGCATCAAAAACGGAAAACGTCGACGCCGCCTATATTAACATTCTCAAGAAATTAATTAACAGCATGCATATTGCACTGCTCAGCCAGCTTCTGAGCTTAAAAAACGGAAACAATTAATTTTAGGCAGTTATAGAAAGATGCTGGCTTTTAGGTATGTGAAGGTTTTTAGCACCGTAAATATGTATCTATGTGTAGACGGAGGGGCGTAAAGGAAGGGGGGGAGGGGACTAGGCGGAAGACTCACCAGCATTggtattcttcaaaatattcgATTACCCTTTCAGGATAATCGATAATTTTTCGGGAAACGTTGTTTCTTACATCGTCGACCAGGACGGGCGGACCGCAGCATACGATCGCTAAAGAGTCTCTTGGTATCGATTTCCTTATTGTTTTGTCGATTACCTCATTAAAATTGGGTCTTGTGTGCTCGATCTGGGCAAAGCTTGTTAGTTCGGCCATTAAATCATTGACATTTGTTAGTTGGTCACGTGCATCTGCTTTCTTCATAACAGCAGTTTTCTGCGTGAGATATATCTGCACGTTGACACGGGATCggttttccttcaattctAAGATTTCAGAGTTGTAACCACTCAGAAACGCAAGATTCTTGATCGCTATGATTAAATTTATATTTGCTGATTTGTCGGGTCCCCGTGAAAGTTTTATGGCATGGTCTAATGGGCCAGGTAAGCCTGACCCTCCGCTCAATAATAGCAAATGGTCGAATCTGTCCAGCTTGTGATTACTAGGCCCATATGGTCCTTCAATGGCCACTCGGAGCTGCAACTTACCATTTAATGATTGCAAGATCCGGTTGTATATGAACCTTGTGAGACCATTCTTCGGTTTGATCACCAAAACACATTTATCTCCTTCGTCGATAATGGTGAATGGATGGCATTGCCAAAACACCAATGGATGTAAGAAGTAAATGAAACAATACTGACCCGGCTTGGAATGCCAGTTGTGGTTATGTTTGGGTATGATTACTTTGAACATTTCGTCATGAGGGTTCTTGCTGGTGTTCAAATTGATTAGTGTAGCTTTGGGGAATCTGAATTGCAAAATGTTCCAAATTCTGAATACTTTCTCAAACCCCCAGATAATCAAGGATATCACAATCCATTCTTTCCAACCATTGAAGATCTTGACGTGTttccaacaacaataaaagaacaGAATGGCCAATACGATATGCGTGTACAGGAAAAACTCGTAGTGGGTTTTCCTTACCAATCCTAGTGATAAAATCAGCAAGACGGAAAGCGTCGTTATAGCTGCAATGCCAAACTTCCAGTATAACTGTTTGTTGCTCGCTGTAAAGCTGTGGCTGGCCAGAGCAAATAACGAATACGAAAGGGAATGTACTGTTGCATTCAAGACCATGATTCTACCGATCCATTTATGAAAACTAATGAATGAGTTGAATTTGAGTCCTGTcagaaattccaaaaaactATTCCTTGCcgtgaagatgatgattaAAGGAAACTGTGTAAATGCCAATATCCCGGATCTATCGGCTACTAACCTGGTAAATTGTGACAGACggttttggaaaataagaTTATATGGATCTATGATGTAGTCTATGGACAAAAATATGACGTTAGCCAATGAGTAGCCAATAATAATCCACGATTCTAAGGAACTTGGCATCAAACCCGTAAAGACTTCCAAATCCATGAACTTGAAATGGTTAGCATGCTTATCGATTAAAAATGTGGGCAATACAAAATGGCCTCGAATATAGTTGATAAATCGAGACCGGAATAGCGCTCGATTCAACCCATTGTAATGACTCATATGGAAGAACATGGCGATGACTCCCACTGCAACGAAATAGTAACTCAAATACGTACCATATACGCTACTGACATCCAAATTATAAGCATGAGCATGAAATGCTCGTATCCATTTGTTCCTCGTTTTACAATCGACCCGGATTGATGTGGATAAGTGTTCAACAGAACTATAGTCACCTATAGCGTGCAAGGAAGCATTATTCAAAGAGAAGTAGTACTGTTCTAACGAAATGTTGATAAACTTTCCATCGACGAACGAGCAGGTATTCCGTACGTAGCCCAAGCTTCCTTCGAAACTTGTGTTGTCTGTGGAAGGAGCGTGGTCTGTGAGTGAATTAAAGGTACATAATGACCAAGTATCAAACGCCGGCGGATAAGAGCATACGGTAGAGTAGAACCCGGGTGAAAGAGAACTATCGAATGACCATTCCAGAGTGTTGATATACGATGCGCATGCTAGCACAGCGTTGTATTCTAAATGGTCTCGCTTTTCGGTGCTTGGTAACTTTATACTCACAGCGCTTGCTAACGATATCCACCACGTTAGAAGCAGAAGTGGCTTACGCATATTTGTGAGCCACTGTGGTCATTGCTCATTTTAGATGGTCACAGaaaagataatgatgattcATTTGACGACTTTGTGCTCTTTCTTGATCTACATGCATAGTATTTCCATTCTGAATCTGCAATTCAAATACGGGTGCAAAAACCAAACCTGTCGACCGGGGTGCACGGAACCTTGAATCTGTAGGATATTACATTCGTACATAGAATtgcaaaagagaaaattattattataataATTCTATACATGCATTCTGTATATATACGTTGATGctatatatagatatacGCTtctaaatttttggaagattgttgtcattttttgaaatcatttGCCTAATGGGAACCAGCACCTCTGCTGACTCTTTCCAAAACGGAATCGAAGGAGACTTCGGAGAAATCAGTACCTTGTACGTCAGTGGAGACACCGTTCAAAGCCCTTCTTAAAGCATCCTTGGAGGAAGCGTAAACCATCTTGGATCTGACTGGAGCAGTATCTGGGGACCAggtgaagaaaacaatcttGGATCTCTTGCCTTCATTACCATTAATTTCGTATTCAAAATCGTAGATGGCGTAAAGACAGTCATTCTCTGGCAACTTCTCTAAGAAAGAGTCGTAAGATGGATCGTTAGACGTTTCCTTGACAATAATTTCGGTTTTAGCATCGTTCAAAGCGAATAAAATAAATTTGTACTTTTTGCCCAACTTCAAGTCATTGAAAGCGGCAAGGGATTCatcagcaacagcaacacTACACAGAAATTGTACACCCTTCTAGCATGCATCTTATGACTTTTCTCTTCCCCACATTTCCTCAAAAGTTCCATGGTAAAAGGGAGAACAGAAAGGGCGTAAGACAGCGAGACAAAACGGGACCAGGTCAATTAGTTAGTAATTGGCAGTTCACACAGCGCTGTGGGATAAAAAGTTAGCATACCCAGATCTAgacatttttgttttgttaGTTTTTGCTCTAGGCCACGTTTGAAACATAAAGTATGTAGATACTAACtaattctttcttgttttctcttttctcttccaaTTTTGTCATCAAACAGGGGCGGCGTTACCCGATTTGATGATTCTTTTACCCGGATTAAGGATGTTAATAATAAGCTACAAGACAAGATGAGGACATATAGTAGTATGCAGGCATATATAATGGTTTGCTCCAAATTCTGAGGCCATTGATATCTTTTCAGTGAGTCTAATGACGGGTTGCGAGCTTGTTGAAGCTCTGGAGGATAGATGTTACCGACTGGAGGGGGCTTTAGGCACTGGGTATAGCAAGAATGCCGATGTTTCAGTTCAACTTGATAAACTGTACGCGCAGTTACATGATCTGTATTTCCAGAGCCTGAAGTACTCTCAAAACTTACTGGAACTCTTGAATGTTTTCATTGTTGAAGACGTGGGAGATACAAGCACTCCTGATGATATTCATATATTTACTAGTTGTTTTGATGACATCTATTCTCTATATAGTAAATTTGACGATTTGAACAATCAATATATGGAGTTCTCCCAAACCGGTGAGAATTCATTCGATCAGATTCCTTTCAAAGATGCTAATACCCAGACACAACACATTAAGGAACTACCTGGGCTGGTAAAAAATTGCAACGTGATGATTTTGAGATCAATGACAATTTTGAACCGTTTCATTGAGTGGAATATCGAAGTTAATggatttttccaatttcaaaggaaaaggtTATTAAATTTACAAAAGATTGTTTATAGAAAATAATTATACGCACATGTATATATTGGTTCGGAATGTTTGTTAGGTTAGTCCTTTTTAGAGTTCAATTTTTCGACGAAGGCCTTCTTAGCCAGTTCAATTAGAGTTTCTAATTCTCCACTATGTTCACACATGCTGTAAAATATGCTTTGTTTATTCAGTAACAAGGAATATGGATGATCATATTCTTTAACTTCACCAGCATCCATTACTAAAATTTTGTCATAATCAATAACGGATCTTAGTCTATGTGCGATGGTTAAAATTGTACTTCCTTGAAACTCTTTTCTAATGGTTTCTTGTATCTTTGCATCCGAACTATAGTCGATGGACGCAGTAGCTTCGTCTAGCAAAATAATCTTCGGACTTCTTAGTAATGATCTAGCAAGACACATCAATTGGCGTTGTCCTTGAGACAAGTTAGATCCACCTTCACTGACTTCACTACTCAAATCCAAGAATTTATTAATGTTCTCTGAACTATTTGATGAAGTATCGTTGTCCGCTTCTCTTACGGCCCCTTGATGTGATTGTTCTTCACTGATTAGATTGACACGTTTCAAGGCctcaaagatttttttgtcgCTAAATTCGTCATATGGATCCAGATTGGTCTTAATTGTCCCCGAGAATAGTGTTGGATCTTGTGGAATAATAGTTATAGAGCGACGCAACCTTTGCAAATCGACACCAGAAATGTCGATATTATCAATCTTGATATGGCCAGTTTCAGGTTCCAAAAACCTAAACAAGGCGGTAATAATTGTTGACTTACCAGCACCTGTTCTCCCAACAATACCGATCTTAGATTGCGCGTcaacagaaaatgaaacgtTGTTGATCACTCTAGGCAGGTTTGGAGCATAACGTAATGATAAATCATTAACTTCAATCTTACCGTCCTGCGGCCACTGCGATGGAGGCACTTCCTTGTGTTGATTGTATGGTTCTTGCTCAATCTTCATATATTCCTTAACTCTCTCAACAGAATTCATGTTCATCTCTACTTCAGAGTACAACCTCACCAACCATAACGCACCCTCAGTAAAGGAAATCGCATATGTTAAAGATATACCAGCCATACCTGAATCTATATGATCAATATTGAACAATATGAACAAACCAGCCCCAAAGATAACCAAGGATCCAATCATGTCTATTCTAAAGGCCAGCCAACGATTGGCCACCCATAAATAGAAAAACggtttattattttcatcgatTTTTTGTAGATTCTCTTGCATGAATCTCCCTTCGTCACCGAATGCACGAATCGTTGTGACACCAACCAGAGTCTCCGAAAAGTGTTGATAGATTGGTGACCTAGAAATAGAttcaaatcttttcaattcacGAGAACCTGCCATGTAAAAGTAGCCAACGAAATAGTACAAGATCGAAACAACAATAGCGATTGACAAAAATTGCGGGGTAATAAATGTGATCAATATGACGGTAGACAAACATTCAATAAGCGAATAGAAGGCACCTTGGATATAAGGTGTTAGTTCCTGATCAATGGCTTCTATATCCTTGGAAAATCTATTCATAATTCTACCAGTTGGAGTAGCATCAAAAAACCTTATTTTGGAGTGCAGCACTTTGTTTAGGATCAtgttgaatatttttctcGATGCGTTGATACCAGCAGCGAAATTTAGGATAGTTTTACCAGCTCCCAATAATGACTGAGCCAAACCGATTATCAAGTACAAAATGAGATAATACATTGTAGAATGCTTACCAGTGGGTTGGCTTGCGTTTGACATCGTACTTACCTGAAACGAGCCCTTCCAATCTATTAGATCACTAGCTTTCTTAGAGACAAAAGCGATAGCGCTTTGTGCCAGGGGAACAATTTTGGCGATAACATTGTGAGATGCCCAGGCGCGAACCCACCATGATTGTCCAATATACAGAAGTTGGGACGTTAAGAACAATAAGGCCAAAAATGTAACAATTTTCCAACCACcaaagattttcaaataccATTTATAGACATCCATGCCAACTACACCCTCTTCTTtcgtttcttcttcaattaaTCTACCGTCCTCAGCACGTTCAGCTTCTGTTCTCATTGGTTTTTGGAGTTTCGTAGATTCGAATTGTGGGGAGTTGTTGTTCACGCTaat
This genomic window from Saccharomyces kudriavzevii IFO 1802 strain IFO1802 genome assembly, chromosome: 12 contains:
- the SKDI12G0090 gene encoding aquaporin family protein (similar to Saccharomyces cerevisiae AQY2 (YLL052C)), translated to MSTESNDIEKNISHLDPSGVDNAYIPPEQPETKHSRFNIDRDTLRNHLIAAVGEFCGTFMFLWCAYVICNVANNDVSLKTEPEGSHPGQLIMIALGFGFSVMFSIWCFAGVSGGALNPAVSLSLCLARAISPTRCVVMWFSQIIAGMAAGGAASAMTPGKVLFANSLGLGCSRSRGLFLEMFGTAALCLTVLMTAVEKRETNFMAAFPIGISLFIAHVALTGYTGTGVNPARSLGAAVAARYFPTYHWIYWIGPLLGAFLAWSIWQLLQILDYTTYVNAEKAAGQKKKD
- the COF1 gene encoding cofilin (similar to Saccharomyces cerevisiae COF1 (YLL050C); ancestral locus Anc_4.2), which gives rise to MSRSGVAVADESLAAFNDLKLGKKYKFILFALNDAKTEIIVKETSNDPSYDSFLEKLPENDCLYAIYDFEYEINGNEGKRSKIVFFTWSPDTAPVRSKMVYASSKDALRRALNGVSTDVQGTDFSEVSFDSVLERVSRGAGSH
- the FRE6 gene encoding putative ferric-chelate reductase (similar to Saccharomyces cerevisiae FRE6 (YLL051C)), giving the protein MRKPLLLLTWWISLASAVSIKLPSTEKRDHLEYNAVLACASYINTLEWSFDSSLSPGFYSTVCSYPPAFDTWSLCTFNSLTDHAPSTDNTSFEGSLGYVRNTCSFVDGKFINISLEQYYFSLNNASLHAIGDYSSVEHLSTSIRVDCKTRNKWIRAFHAHAYNLDVSSVYGTYLSYYFVAVGVIAMFFHMSHYNGLNRALFRSRFINYIRGHFVLPTFLIDKHANHFKFMDLEVFTGLMPSSLESWIIIGYSLANVIFLSIDYIIDPYNLIFQNRLSQFTRLVADRSGILAFTQFPLIIIFTARNSFLEFLTGLKFNSFISFHKWIGRIMVLNATVHSLSYSLFALASHSFTASNKQLYWKFGIAAITTLSVLLILSLGLVRKTHYEFFLYTHIVLAILFFYCCWKHVKIFNGWKEWIVISLIIWGFEKVFRIWNILQFRFPKATLINLNTSKNPHDEMFKVIIPKHNHNWHSKPGQYCFIYFLHPLVFWQCHPFTIIDEGDKCVLVIKPKNGLTRFIYNRILQSLNGKLQLRVAIEGPYGPSNHKLDRFDHLLLLSGGSGLPGPLDHAIKLSRGPDKSANINLIIAIKNLAFLSGYNSEILELKENRSRVNVQIYLTQKTAVMKKADARDQLTNVNDLMAELTSFAQIEHTRPNFNEVIDKTIRKSIPRDSLAIVCCGPPVLVDDVRNNVSRKIIDYPERVIEYFEEYQCW
- the SKDI12G0080 gene encoding uncharacterized protein (similar to Saccharomyces cerevisiae YLL054C); this encodes MNLATRKKAKPSFVCLRCKQRKTKCDKLWPTCSKCKSSSSVCTYEIEPGRTNISPPTTNSTHGGIKSITPSSISTSDSSTFTPYASAKDWEMKNFALRLWNAHEKLVVMNNTTIVDSPFAFHSILQQDLFSKALTTCIHGKILIDVERHRENASIDSEKKEMNLPISDIGPLFFIDKAALIFCDGTSKLSKLSPPVDFLYNTYDYEQAYPEERNDKISIDILLQELSQYLLNKHEVDTLLTEFYKAIYPMYPFLEISLFEGNMKEFLQPNNFNGYTIVLNDKKSRRNLETITLLTIILALSHRSLTLRNDILFEESSQVKANNLSLIAHKLISLMNVFTYTNEHTFCCLLYFFILRCLNPDQIDMYPSHSDLLNLKFLNEVAIKLGLNEEPFQYTRYIIEEDDYPRLFNLRRKLWLGVQFLKFQMSTPEGDSDILSLEYLRSFIKIDESLPELFEKNYTSTNNLDLSLMAISEDIYHFHLSLQELLTSCAPINGSSYLKEILNNIDRAKNFLNQKFPILLNSPEEPKLKSLHINVPSLFANGELFDLRTFEENETFMTNVIGYTSTMNVHHSLALYFEKKCFENPSEYEKYYHHFTFTAMQDYLTLLKLVSEYFNGSLAHLREPFGFVTQKVVWCSILRLLIFQATLLVKLSFKKSTCGRPAVFTGMEDDRNTKIIQVIDGLIKLMSYHMKLLIEIITSNLEKHYIGSFISVTIFRYIIYLVDTDELSSLIVDYWKSSANVNEKYRKIHKIVGLKWGLSRSKSFSIASKLNNPLVLGSLNLEILKILEKLVSDQEFSRNFSGDVDPLQNGVDIMNYDSDAFDQLTETDFERLLGFFPDLTNL